One Streptomyces sp. ML-6 genomic region harbors:
- a CDS encoding transcriptional regulator: MASQPGLSDLRRAKFARRLPAALSELAGPRHGSVHLPLRLAWSGLTTFDLDQPRLRMSYYRIVLAEGQHDDLVRYLDRDLLVGLWPTLRTLVSRDVREVWESAFGELGGSARAAA; this comes from the coding sequence ATGGCATCACAGCCCGGCCTTTCCGATCTTCGTCGTGCCAAGTTCGCCCGGCGCCTGCCCGCAGCGCTCTCCGAGCTCGCCGGTCCCCGGCACGGCTCCGTACATCTGCCGCTCCGTCTTGCATGGTCGGGGCTGACCACCTTCGACCTCGACCAGCCCCGCTTGCGGATGAGCTACTACCGCATCGTCCTGGCCGAGGGGCAGCACGACGACCTGGTTCGGTACCTCGATCGGGACCTTCTCGTCGGCCTGTGGCCCACCCTGCGCACATTGGTCAGCCGAGATGTGCGTGAAGTCTGGGAGAGCGCATTCGGCGAGCTGGGCGGCAGCGCGCGGGCCGCTGCGTGA